The Petropleomorpha daqingensis genome includes a window with the following:
- a CDS encoding heat shock protein transcriptional repressor HspR: protein MSSPSEVPDATRAVADDAPVFVISVAAELAGMHAQTLRQYDRLGLVRPGRTPGGGRRYSPRDVALLREVQRLSQEDGVNLAGIKRIIDLESRVEALQARVHELLEDLEIAEQRRMAAESALAAGYGYGGDLVPLRPSTSALVVWRPRSER, encoded by the coding sequence GTGAGCTCCCCGTCCGAGGTGCCCGACGCCACCCGAGCGGTGGCCGACGACGCCCCCGTCTTCGTGATCTCGGTGGCCGCCGAGCTCGCGGGGATGCACGCGCAGACGCTGCGCCAGTACGACCGGCTCGGCCTGGTCCGCCCCGGGCGCACGCCCGGCGGCGGCCGCCGGTACAGCCCGCGGGACGTCGCCCTGCTCCGCGAGGTGCAGCGGCTCTCGCAGGAGGACGGCGTCAACCTCGCCGGGATCAAGCGGATCATCGACCTCGAGTCGCGGGTGGAGGCGCTGCAGGCCCGCGTGCACGAACTGCTCGAGGACCTCGAGATCGCCGAGCAGCGCCGGATGGCGGCCGAGTCCGCCCTCGCGGCCGGCTACGGCTACGGCGGCGACCTCGTCCCGCTGCGGCCGTCGACGTCGGCGCTCGTGGTCTGGCGTCCGAGGAGTGAGCGGTGA
- a CDS encoding MarR family winged helix-turn-helix transcriptional regulator, producing MSTESHEAYVRLEREIGLLLRRSRAIQTRLAGELHPELDGASYGLLALLQDAGPLRASDLVGRLGLDKSTVSRQVASLAALGLIDRAADPEDGRAQVLTPSAEGAARLARIREARRARWEEDLSDWPASDVATLGELLGRLNRLGEAREAQRQTQGQVQPQP from the coding sequence GTGAGCACCGAGTCGCACGAGGCCTACGTCCGGCTGGAACGAGAGATCGGGCTGCTGCTGCGCCGCTCCCGCGCGATCCAGACCCGGCTGGCCGGTGAGCTGCACCCCGAGCTGGACGGCGCCTCCTACGGGCTGCTCGCGCTGCTCCAGGACGCCGGTCCTCTGCGGGCCAGTGACCTCGTCGGCCGGCTGGGGCTGGACAAGAGCACGGTGAGCCGGCAGGTCGCCAGCCTCGCCGCGCTGGGTCTCATCGATCGCGCAGCCGACCCCGAGGACGGTCGCGCGCAGGTGCTGACGCCGTCCGCCGAGGGCGCCGCCCGGCTGGCCCGCATCCGCGAGGCCCGCCGCGCCCGCTGGGAGGAGGACCTCTCCGACTGGCCGGCCAGCGACGTCGCGACGCTGGGCGAACTGCTCGGCCGGCTCAACCGGCTCGGCGAGGCCCGCGAGGCGCAACGACAGACACAAGGGCAGGTACAGCCCCAACCCTGA
- the dnaJ gene encoding molecular chaperone DnaJ: protein MSTRDFIEKDYYAELGVPKDADAAAIKKAYRKLARDLHPDKNPNNAEAEERFKEVSEAYDVLSDEKRRSEYDEARRLFGAGGRTGGFPGGFGGGGGFPGGGGTSTFDLGDLLGQTGAGGGRAGGLGDLFGGLFGGGGGGAGSARARSQAASGPARGQDVETEATLSFEEAVLGVTVPLRMQSPGACPTCSGTGARPGTSAHTCPVCQGAGVTSRSQGAFAFSEPCRNCRGTGQVIDDPCPTCAGSGITNQTRTITVRIPAGVKDGQRIRLAGKGAPGRRGGPAGDLFVVVHVTDHQLFGRKGNDLTLTVPVSFPEAALGTTLTVPTLDGSVSLKVPAGTTSGRTLRVRGRGVPSKGRHGDLLVTVEVAVPATLTSAQRTALESLAAELDEDPRPQITAAVKNGGAR, encoded by the coding sequence GCTGGGCGTCCCGAAGGACGCCGACGCCGCGGCGATCAAGAAGGCTTACCGCAAGCTCGCCCGCGACCTGCACCCGGACAAGAACCCGAACAACGCCGAGGCCGAGGAGCGCTTCAAGGAGGTCTCCGAGGCCTACGACGTGCTCTCCGACGAGAAGCGCCGGTCGGAGTACGACGAGGCGCGCCGGCTCTTCGGGGCCGGCGGCCGGACCGGGGGTTTCCCCGGCGGCTTCGGCGGCGGGGGCGGGTTCCCCGGCGGAGGTGGCACCAGCACCTTCGACCTGGGCGACCTGCTCGGCCAGACCGGCGCGGGTGGCGGGCGGGCCGGCGGCCTCGGCGACCTGTTCGGCGGGCTGTTCGGCGGCGGCGGTGGGGGAGCGGGCAGCGCCCGCGCCCGCAGCCAGGCGGCGTCCGGTCCCGCCCGGGGGCAGGACGTCGAGACCGAGGCGACGCTCTCCTTCGAGGAGGCCGTCCTCGGGGTGACCGTGCCGCTGCGCATGCAGAGCCCGGGCGCCTGCCCGACCTGCTCGGGCACCGGCGCCAGGCCCGGCACGTCCGCGCACACCTGCCCGGTGTGCCAGGGCGCCGGGGTGACCAGCCGCAGCCAGGGCGCGTTCGCGTTCTCCGAGCCGTGCCGCAACTGCCGCGGCACCGGCCAGGTGATCGACGACCCGTGCCCCACCTGCGCCGGCAGCGGGATCACCAACCAGACGCGCACCATCACCGTCCGGATCCCGGCCGGGGTCAAGGACGGCCAGCGCATCCGGCTGGCCGGCAAGGGCGCACCGGGTCGCCGCGGCGGCCCGGCGGGCGACCTGTTCGTCGTCGTCCACGTGACCGACCACCAGCTGTTCGGGCGCAAGGGCAACGACCTGACCCTGACCGTGCCGGTCAGCTTCCCCGAGGCGGCGCTGGGCACCACGCTCACCGTGCCGACCCTCGACGGCAGCGTCTCGCTCAAGGTGCCGGCCGGCACCACGAGCGGCCGGACGCTGCGGGTCCGCGGCCGCGGCGTTCCCTCGAAGGGGCGTCATGGTGACCTCCTGGTCACCGTCGAGGTGGCAGTTCCGGCCACACTGACCTCGGCACAGCGCACCGCGCTCGAGTCGCTGGCCGCCGAACTCGACGAGGACCCGCGACCGCAGATCACCGCCGCGGTCAAGAACGGAGGTGCCCGGTGA